From the genome of Spinacia oleracea cultivar Varoflay chromosome 2, BTI_SOV_V1, whole genome shotgun sequence, one region includes:
- the LOC110774970 gene encoding ABC transporter G family member 32 isoform X3 yields MTVRETLAFAARCQGVGSKYDMLLELARREKQSKLKPEEDLDIFIKAMSLDGKDASLLVDYILKILGLDVCADTLIGDHNCKGISGGQKKRLTTGELLAGQSRVLFMDEISNGLDSATTHHIIKYLKHSTCSLDATTVISLLQPAPETYELFDDIILLSEGQIVYQGPRDSALDFFSSMGFACPERKNAADFLQEVTSKKDQQQYWSGHPSDYEYVPAEKFAESFRFFPVGTNLCRDLFTPFNKMNNHPAALSTSKYGVTMWELLKIGYSWHKLLTKRNSFIHVFKFVQLLFISFVTMSVFFRTTLHRNTIDDGGIYVGSLFFSMNIILFNGFTETAMIVMKLPVIYKHRDLHFYPGWIYSVPYWLMSIPTSLIESGVWVAVTYFVVGYDPNYSRFFKQFLIYFLLHQMSLALFRVMGSLGRSMIVANTFGSFAMLVVLGLGGYIISRDSIPRWWVWGFWISPLMYCQNAVSVNEFSGHSWDKSFGNMRLGDAVLKSRNLFTENYWYWIGVGAMVGYIVLFNLMFTFFISYLRPLGRRQAVISNTEFLEMERKRKGEAVVIQLKEFLQHSGSSNGKTRTGKGMVLPFQPLSMSFSNINYYVDVPLEMKQQGISEDRLQLLVDVTGAFRPGVLTALVGVSGAGKTTLMDVLAGRKTGGHIEGSIFMSGYPKRQETFARVSGYCEQTDIHSPCLTVLESLLFSAWLRLPPEVNLQTQLAFASEVMELVELIPLSGALVGLPGVDGLSTEQRKRLTIAVELVANPSIIFMDEPTSGLDARSAAIVMRTVRNIVNTGRTIVCTIHQPSIDIFESFDELLFMKRGGQVIYAGPLGPRSCKLIDYFEAVEGVQKINPGHNPAAWMLDVTSMAEEARLGVDFAEVYKNSELFQYNKELVDRVSKPPSNSKELHFPTKYCRSFFGQFLTCLWKQNLSYWRNPQYTAVRFFYTVIISLMLGSICWKFGSKKEKQQDIINAMGSLYAAVLFIGVTNSAAVMPVVSTERFVSYRERAAGMYSALPFAFAQVTIEFPYVFVQTLIYAVVFYSMASFKWTALKFIWYIFFTYFTILYFTLFGMMNTALTPNHDLASIISAPFYMLWNLFSGLLIPYKRLPVWWRWYYWLNPVAWSLYGLLTSQYGDDNTLILLSDGINRKPIKKMLRDGLGFRHEFVGIAGIVVVGYCLFFAVIFAYAMKTFHFQTR; encoded by the exons ATGACAGTTAGGGAAACTCTTGCATTTGCTGCACGTTGTCAAGGCGTTGGAAGCAAGTACG ATATGCTGCTGGAGCTTGCAAGACGAGAGAAGCAATCTAAACTAAAACCTGAAGAAGACCTTGACATATTTATCAAGGCAATGTCTCTGGATGGCAAAGATGCAAGCCTTCTTGTGGATTATATTCTCAAG ATTCTAGGTTTAGATGTATGTGCGGACACCCTTATTGGCGACCATAATTGCAAGGGGATTTCTGGTGGCCAAAAGAAGCGGCTCACAACAG GTGAATTATTAGCAGGACAATCTCGAGTGTTATTTATGGACGAAATATCAAATGGACTTGATAGTGCAACTACTCACCATATCATAAAGTATCTCAAGCATTCAACATGTTCACTGGATGCGACTACAGTGATTTCTCTACTGCAGCCTGCTCCAGAAACCTATGAGCTATTTGATGACATTATACTGTTAAGTGAAGGTCAGATAGTTTATCAAGGACCACGTGATTCTGCTCTTGATTTCTTCTCATCCATGGGATTTGCTTGTCCTGAGAGGAAGAATGCTGCAGATTTCCTTCAGGAG GTTACATCAAAGAAGGACCAACAACAATACTGGTCTGGTCATCCTTCTGATTATGAATATGTCCCTGCAGAAAAGTTTGCAGAATCGTTTCGCTTTTTCCCTGTGGGAACCAATTTGTGCCGGGATCTGTTTACACCTTTCAATAAGATGAATAATCATCCTGCTGCTTTATCAACTTCTAAATACGGTGTAACTATGTGGGAACTTCTTAAGATTGGATATTCATGGCATAAGCTTCTAACAAAAAGGAACTCTTTTATCCATGTCTTCAAGTTTGTACAG CTGCTTTTTATTTCTTTCGTTACAATGTCGGTTTTTTTCCGAACAACTTTGCACCGTAATACAATTGATGATGGAGGCATCTACGTTGGTTCTCTCTTCTTCTCTATGAATATAATCCTTTTCAATGGATTTACCGAAACAGCCATGATAGTAATGAAACTTCCAGTTATCTACAAGCATAGAGACTTGCACTTCTACCCTGGTTGGATTTATTCTGTCCCTTATTGGTTGATGAGCATTCCGACTTCACTGATTGAATCTGGTGTTTGGGTGGCAGTCACGTATTTTGTGGTTGGCTATGATCCCAACTATTCAAG attttttaAGCAGTTCTTGATATACTTTCTCCTGCATCAAATGTCTTTGGCACTTTTTCGTGTGATGGGATCTTTAGGTCGAAGTATGATAGTGGCCAACACATTTGGATCCTTTGCCATGTTGGTTGTGTTGGGTCTAGGTGGATACATCATTTCAAGAG ATAGCATCCCTCGTTGGTGGGTCTGGGGTTTCTGGATTTCTCCTCTCATGTACTGTCAAAATGCAGTTTCTGTGAACGAGTTTAGTGGCCATTCCTGGGATAAG TCATTTGGGAATATGAGACTCGGTGATGCAGTACTGAAATCAAGGAACTTGTTTACGGAAAATTACTGGTACTGGATTGGAGTGGGTGCAATGGTTGGATATATAGTCTTGTTCAACCTCATGTTCACATTCTTCATTTCTTACTTACGTC CCCTTGGAAGGAGACAAGCTGTAATCTCCAATACCGAGTTCCTAGAGATGGAAAGGAAGAGGAAGGGTGAAGCTGTGGTCATCCAATTGAAAGAATTCTTGCAGCATTCAGGTTCATCAAATG GAAAAACACGTACAGGGAAGGGTATGGTTCTACCATTTCAACCACTGTCAATGTCATTCAGCAATATCAATTATTACGTGGACGTTCCTTTG GAGATGAAACAACAAGGAATATCAGAGGATAGACTACAGTTGCTGGTTGATGTCACTGGAGCTTTCAGGCCAGGTGTTCTCACTGCATTGGTGGGTGTCAGTGGTGCTGGTAAAACAACACTCATGGATGTATTAGCTGGTAGAAAAACTGGCGGACATATAGAAGGGAGTATTTTCATGTCGGGTTATCCCAAAAGGCAAGAAACATTTGCAAGAGTATCTGGTTACTGTGAGCAGACTGATATTCATTCCCCATGCTTAACCGTTTTGGAATCCCTTCTGTTTTCTGCATGGCTACGTTTGCCACCAGAAGTTAACTTGCAGACACAATTG GCTTTTGCAAGTGAAGTTATGGAACTTGTGGAACTCATTCCCTTGAGTGGAGCATTGGTTGGTCTACCTGGAGTTGATGGTTTGTCAACAGAGCAAAGGAAGAGATTGACTATTGCCGTTGAATTGGTTGCTAATCCGTCAATTATTTTTATGGATGAGCCAACAAGTGGATTGGATGCAAGGTCTGCAGCCATTGTGATGAGAACTGTGAGGAATATCGTAAACACTGGTCGAACCATTGTTTGCACTATTCATCAGCCAAGCATAGACATTTTTGAATCATTTGATGAG CTTTTATTCATGAAGAGAGGAGGGCAAGTCATTTACGCTGGCCCACTTGGACCAAGATCTTGCAAACTTATTGATTATTTTGAG GCAGTGGAAGGGGTGCAAAAGATCAATCCTGGTCATAACCCCGCGGCATGGATGCTTGATGTTACTTCTATGGCAGAAGAAGCACGGCTTGGTGTAGATTTTGCAGAAGTATACAAAAATTCAGAACTATTTCA GTATAACAAAGAGTTGGTTGATCGTGTCAGCAAACCACCTAGTAACTCGAAAGAACTACATTTTCCGACAAAGTATTGTCGATCATTCTTTGGTCAGTTTCTGACATGTCTTTGGAAGCAAAATTTATCTTACTGGCGAAATCCTCAGTACACTGCAGTTCGCTTCTTCTACACCGTTATCATCTCACTGATGCTTGGATCAATCTGCTGGAAATTTGGCTCTAAAAA GGAAAAACAACAGGATATCATAAATGCAATGGGATCTCTATATGCAGCAGTACTTTTCATCGGAGTTACCAATTCTGCGGCGGTTATGCCTGTTGTTTCCACTGAAAGATTTGTTTCCTACAGAGAGAGAGCTGCAGGGATGTATTCAGCTCTACCTTTTGCCTTTGCACAG GTTACCATAGAGTTCCCTTATGTTTTTGTGCAGACACTCATTTACGCAGTAGTTTTCTACTCGATGGCCTCGTTCAAATGGACAGCTTTGAAATTTATTTGGTATATCTTCTTCACGTACTTCACAATACTATACTTCACTCTTTTCGGAATGATGAATACTGCTCTCACACCCAACCACGACTTGGCCTCCATAATATCTGCCCCATTCTATATGCTATGGAACCTTTTCAGTGGCCTCCTCATCCCTTACAAg AGACTTCCTGTATGGTGGAGATGGTATTACTGGCTGAACCCAGTAGCCTGGAGTCTTTATGGTCTTCTTACTTCACAATATGGAGATGATAACACGCTAATATTGTTGTCAGACGGGATTAACAGAAAACCTATAAAGAAAATGCTGAGAGATGGCCTTGGATTCAGGCACGAATTCGTGGGCATTGCTGGTATCGTGGTAGTCGGTTACTGTCTGTTTTTTGCTGTCATTTTCGCTTATGCTATGAAAACATTCCACTTCCAGACAAGGTGA
- the LOC110774970 gene encoding ABC transporter G family member 32 isoform X4 gives MLLELARREKQSKLKPEEDLDIFIKAMSLDGKDASLLVDYILKILGLDVCADTLIGDHNCKGISGGQKKRLTTGELLAGQSRVLFMDEISNGLDSATTHHIIKYLKHSTCSLDATTVISLLQPAPETYELFDDIILLSEGQIVYQGPRDSALDFFSSMGFACPERKNAADFLQEVTSKKDQQQYWSGHPSDYEYVPAEKFAESFRFFPVGTNLCRDLFTPFNKMNNHPAALSTSKYGVTMWELLKIGYSWHKLLTKRNSFIHVFKFVQLLFISFVTMSVFFRTTLHRNTIDDGGIYVGSLFFSMNIILFNGFTETAMIVMKLPVIYKHRDLHFYPGWIYSVPYWLMSIPTSLIESGVWVAVTYFVVGYDPNYSRFFKQFLIYFLLHQMSLALFRVMGSLGRSMIVANTFGSFAMLVVLGLGGYIISRDSIPRWWVWGFWISPLMYCQNAVSVNEFSGHSWDKSFGNMRLGDAVLKSRNLFTENYWYWIGVGAMVGYIVLFNLMFTFFISYLRPLGRRQAVISNTEFLEMERKRKGEAVVIQLKEFLQHSGSSNGKTRTGKGMVLPFQPLSMSFSNINYYVDVPLEMKQQGISEDRLQLLVDVTGAFRPGVLTALVGVSGAGKTTLMDVLAGRKTGGHIEGSIFMSGYPKRQETFARVSGYCEQTDIHSPCLTVLESLLFSAWLRLPPEVNLQTQLAFASEVMELVELIPLSGALVGLPGVDGLSTEQRKRLTIAVELVANPSIIFMDEPTSGLDARSAAIVMRTVRNIVNTGRTIVCTIHQPSIDIFESFDELLFMKRGGQVIYAGPLGPRSCKLIDYFEAVEGVQKINPGHNPAAWMLDVTSMAEEARLGVDFAEVYKNSELFQYNKELVDRVSKPPSNSKELHFPTKYCRSFFGQFLTCLWKQNLSYWRNPQYTAVRFFYTVIISLMLGSICWKFGSKKEKQQDIINAMGSLYAAVLFIGVTNSAAVMPVVSTERFVSYRERAAGMYSALPFAFAQVTIEFPYVFVQTLIYAVVFYSMASFKWTALKFIWYIFFTYFTILYFTLFGMMNTALTPNHDLASIISAPFYMLWNLFSGLLIPYKRLPVWWRWYYWLNPVAWSLYGLLTSQYGDDNTLILLSDGINRKPIKKMLRDGLGFRHEFVGIAGIVVVGYCLFFAVIFAYAMKTFHFQTR, from the exons ATGCTGCTGGAGCTTGCAAGACGAGAGAAGCAATCTAAACTAAAACCTGAAGAAGACCTTGACATATTTATCAAGGCAATGTCTCTGGATGGCAAAGATGCAAGCCTTCTTGTGGATTATATTCTCAAG ATTCTAGGTTTAGATGTATGTGCGGACACCCTTATTGGCGACCATAATTGCAAGGGGATTTCTGGTGGCCAAAAGAAGCGGCTCACAACAG GTGAATTATTAGCAGGACAATCTCGAGTGTTATTTATGGACGAAATATCAAATGGACTTGATAGTGCAACTACTCACCATATCATAAAGTATCTCAAGCATTCAACATGTTCACTGGATGCGACTACAGTGATTTCTCTACTGCAGCCTGCTCCAGAAACCTATGAGCTATTTGATGACATTATACTGTTAAGTGAAGGTCAGATAGTTTATCAAGGACCACGTGATTCTGCTCTTGATTTCTTCTCATCCATGGGATTTGCTTGTCCTGAGAGGAAGAATGCTGCAGATTTCCTTCAGGAG GTTACATCAAAGAAGGACCAACAACAATACTGGTCTGGTCATCCTTCTGATTATGAATATGTCCCTGCAGAAAAGTTTGCAGAATCGTTTCGCTTTTTCCCTGTGGGAACCAATTTGTGCCGGGATCTGTTTACACCTTTCAATAAGATGAATAATCATCCTGCTGCTTTATCAACTTCTAAATACGGTGTAACTATGTGGGAACTTCTTAAGATTGGATATTCATGGCATAAGCTTCTAACAAAAAGGAACTCTTTTATCCATGTCTTCAAGTTTGTACAG CTGCTTTTTATTTCTTTCGTTACAATGTCGGTTTTTTTCCGAACAACTTTGCACCGTAATACAATTGATGATGGAGGCATCTACGTTGGTTCTCTCTTCTTCTCTATGAATATAATCCTTTTCAATGGATTTACCGAAACAGCCATGATAGTAATGAAACTTCCAGTTATCTACAAGCATAGAGACTTGCACTTCTACCCTGGTTGGATTTATTCTGTCCCTTATTGGTTGATGAGCATTCCGACTTCACTGATTGAATCTGGTGTTTGGGTGGCAGTCACGTATTTTGTGGTTGGCTATGATCCCAACTATTCAAG attttttaAGCAGTTCTTGATATACTTTCTCCTGCATCAAATGTCTTTGGCACTTTTTCGTGTGATGGGATCTTTAGGTCGAAGTATGATAGTGGCCAACACATTTGGATCCTTTGCCATGTTGGTTGTGTTGGGTCTAGGTGGATACATCATTTCAAGAG ATAGCATCCCTCGTTGGTGGGTCTGGGGTTTCTGGATTTCTCCTCTCATGTACTGTCAAAATGCAGTTTCTGTGAACGAGTTTAGTGGCCATTCCTGGGATAAG TCATTTGGGAATATGAGACTCGGTGATGCAGTACTGAAATCAAGGAACTTGTTTACGGAAAATTACTGGTACTGGATTGGAGTGGGTGCAATGGTTGGATATATAGTCTTGTTCAACCTCATGTTCACATTCTTCATTTCTTACTTACGTC CCCTTGGAAGGAGACAAGCTGTAATCTCCAATACCGAGTTCCTAGAGATGGAAAGGAAGAGGAAGGGTGAAGCTGTGGTCATCCAATTGAAAGAATTCTTGCAGCATTCAGGTTCATCAAATG GAAAAACACGTACAGGGAAGGGTATGGTTCTACCATTTCAACCACTGTCAATGTCATTCAGCAATATCAATTATTACGTGGACGTTCCTTTG GAGATGAAACAACAAGGAATATCAGAGGATAGACTACAGTTGCTGGTTGATGTCACTGGAGCTTTCAGGCCAGGTGTTCTCACTGCATTGGTGGGTGTCAGTGGTGCTGGTAAAACAACACTCATGGATGTATTAGCTGGTAGAAAAACTGGCGGACATATAGAAGGGAGTATTTTCATGTCGGGTTATCCCAAAAGGCAAGAAACATTTGCAAGAGTATCTGGTTACTGTGAGCAGACTGATATTCATTCCCCATGCTTAACCGTTTTGGAATCCCTTCTGTTTTCTGCATGGCTACGTTTGCCACCAGAAGTTAACTTGCAGACACAATTG GCTTTTGCAAGTGAAGTTATGGAACTTGTGGAACTCATTCCCTTGAGTGGAGCATTGGTTGGTCTACCTGGAGTTGATGGTTTGTCAACAGAGCAAAGGAAGAGATTGACTATTGCCGTTGAATTGGTTGCTAATCCGTCAATTATTTTTATGGATGAGCCAACAAGTGGATTGGATGCAAGGTCTGCAGCCATTGTGATGAGAACTGTGAGGAATATCGTAAACACTGGTCGAACCATTGTTTGCACTATTCATCAGCCAAGCATAGACATTTTTGAATCATTTGATGAG CTTTTATTCATGAAGAGAGGAGGGCAAGTCATTTACGCTGGCCCACTTGGACCAAGATCTTGCAAACTTATTGATTATTTTGAG GCAGTGGAAGGGGTGCAAAAGATCAATCCTGGTCATAACCCCGCGGCATGGATGCTTGATGTTACTTCTATGGCAGAAGAAGCACGGCTTGGTGTAGATTTTGCAGAAGTATACAAAAATTCAGAACTATTTCA GTATAACAAAGAGTTGGTTGATCGTGTCAGCAAACCACCTAGTAACTCGAAAGAACTACATTTTCCGACAAAGTATTGTCGATCATTCTTTGGTCAGTTTCTGACATGTCTTTGGAAGCAAAATTTATCTTACTGGCGAAATCCTCAGTACACTGCAGTTCGCTTCTTCTACACCGTTATCATCTCACTGATGCTTGGATCAATCTGCTGGAAATTTGGCTCTAAAAA GGAAAAACAACAGGATATCATAAATGCAATGGGATCTCTATATGCAGCAGTACTTTTCATCGGAGTTACCAATTCTGCGGCGGTTATGCCTGTTGTTTCCACTGAAAGATTTGTTTCCTACAGAGAGAGAGCTGCAGGGATGTATTCAGCTCTACCTTTTGCCTTTGCACAG GTTACCATAGAGTTCCCTTATGTTTTTGTGCAGACACTCATTTACGCAGTAGTTTTCTACTCGATGGCCTCGTTCAAATGGACAGCTTTGAAATTTATTTGGTATATCTTCTTCACGTACTTCACAATACTATACTTCACTCTTTTCGGAATGATGAATACTGCTCTCACACCCAACCACGACTTGGCCTCCATAATATCTGCCCCATTCTATATGCTATGGAACCTTTTCAGTGGCCTCCTCATCCCTTACAAg AGACTTCCTGTATGGTGGAGATGGTATTACTGGCTGAACCCAGTAGCCTGGAGTCTTTATGGTCTTCTTACTTCACAATATGGAGATGATAACACGCTAATATTGTTGTCAGACGGGATTAACAGAAAACCTATAAAGAAAATGCTGAGAGATGGCCTTGGATTCAGGCACGAATTCGTGGGCATTGCTGGTATCGTGGTAGTCGGTTACTGTCTGTTTTTTGCTGTCATTTTCGCTTATGCTATGAAAACATTCCACTTCCAGACAAGGTGA